Genomic segment of Candidatus Neomarinimicrobiota bacterium:
AGCCTATGCCGCCCATTTGATTGATTGTTGATAATATTGATCTGGGGATAAATATCCCAGAGCTGAATGTTTTCTGATTCTGTTGTAGAACACTTCGATATATTCAAAGAT
This window contains:
- a CDS encoding IS3 family transposase; this translates as IFEYIEVFYNRIRKHSALGYLSPDQYYQQSIKWAA